From Pongo pygmaeus isolate AG05252 chromosome 2, NHGRI_mPonPyg2-v2.0_pri, whole genome shotgun sequence, a single genomic window includes:
- the PRSS50 gene encoding probable threonine protease PRSS50, with protein sequence MGPWCQSLARGQRPRTSAPSRAGALLLLLLLLRPAGCWGAGEAPGALSTADPADQSVQCVPKATCPSSRPRLLRQAPTTHTLLSTTMETQSPVSEGKIDPYHSCGFSYEQDPTLRDPEAMARRWPWMVSVRANDTHICAGTIIASQWVLTVAHCLIRRDVIYSVRVGSPWIDQMTQTASDVPVLQVIMHSRYRAQRFWSWVGQANDIGLLKLKQELKYSKYVWPICLPGMDYVLKDHSLCTVTGWGLSKADGMWPQFRTIQEKEVIILNNKECDNFYHNFTKIPTLVRIIKSQMMCAEDTRREQFCYELTGEPLVCSMEGTWYLVGLVSWGAGCQKSEAPPIYLQVSSYQQWIWDCLNGQALALPAPSRTLLLALPLPLSLLAAL encoded by the exons ATGGGTCCCTGGTGCCAGAGCCTGGCCCGCGGGCAGCGCCCCCGGACGTCTGCCCCCTCCCGCGCCGgtgccctgctgctgctgctgctgttgctgagGCCTGCCG GTTGCTGGGGCGCAGGGGAAGCCCCGGGGGCGCTGTCCACTGCTGATCCCGCCGACCAGAGCGTCCAGTGTGTCCCCAAGGCCACCTGTCCTTCCAGCCGGCCTCGCCTTCTCCGGCAGGCCCCGACCACCCACACACTGCTCTCGACCACCATGGAGACCCAATCCCCAGTTTCTGAAGGCAAAATCGACCCATATCACT cctgtgGCTTTTCCTACGAGCAGGACCCCACCCTCAGGGACCCAGAAGCCATGGCTCGGCGGTGGCCCTGGATGGTCAGCGTGCGGGCCAATGACACACACATCTGTGCCGGCACCATCATTGCCTCCCAGTGGGTGCTGACTGTGGCCCACTGCCTGATCCG GCGTGATGTTATCTACTCAGTGAGGGTGGGGAGTCCGTGGATTGACCAGATGACGCAGACTGCCTCCGATGTCCCAGTGCTCCAGGTCATTATGCATAGCAGGTACCGGGCCCAGCGGTTCTGGTCCTGGGTGGGCCAGGCCAATGACATCGGCCTCCTCAAGCTCAAGCAGGAACTCAAGTACAGCAAGTACGTGTGGCCCATCTGCCTGCCTGGCATGGACTATGTGTTGAAGGACCATTCCCTCTGCACTGTGACAGGCTGGGGACTTTCCAAGGCTGACG GCATGTGGCCTCAGTTCCGGACCATTCAGGAGAAGGAAGTCATCATCCTGAACAACAAAGAGTGTGACAACTTCTACCACAACTTCACCAAAATCCCCACTCTGGTTCGGATCATCAAGTCCCAGATGATGTGTGCGGAGGACACCCGCAGGGAGCAGTTCTGCTAT GAGCTAACTGGAGAGCCCTTGGTCTGCTCCATGGAGGGCACGTGGTACCTGGTGGGATTGGTGAGCTGGGGTGCAGGCTGCCAGAAGAGCGAGGCCCCACCCATCTACCTACAGGTCTCCTCCTACCAACAATGGATCTGGGACTGCCTCAATGGGCAGGCCCTGGCCCTGCCAGCCCCATCCAGGACCCTGCTCCTGGCACTCCCACTGCCCCTCAGCCTCCTTGCTGCCCTCTGA